The DNA sequence TACGGGGAAAATGACGAGCGGCTCGGAGGCGGTTTTGTTCAGGATGAAGGAACTGCTTTTCGGGCTGAGGCAGACCGCGATTCATACTGGCGCGGGGAATCCAAAGAAGAATACACGGGTCAGGGATGGGTTTCGGAGCCGGTCTATGTGGAATCCGAACTGATTTATGAAGATGCTGTTGATTTTCCATTGTATAGAGATGAAGCGGACCTGGAACAATCAGAAGTTTCCATAGAAATGGCGGAAGAAGCTGATTTCGGCCTTCTGTTTTATCCTGGTCAGCTCCGGGATGTCTCCGATGTAGAGGCAGAAGCCGGCGGGAATTCTCTTGAAGAAAACGACCTCCAGTTTTATACAGACGTCGAAGCAGGAAGAGTTCAGGGGGAGGCCCGTAACGGGGGAGATGTCCGTTTCAGCAGTTATGATATTGAGTACGATGATGCCTCCTTTAATCTGGAAAGCCTGAGAAGTTCATCGGAAGAAGATCCTGAAGAAATTGCTGAACGGTATACGCAGCTTCCGGATGATCTTCCTGAGAGAGTCGGGGAGCTGGCAGCGGACATTACAGAGGAGTATGACAACCGCTACGAAAAAGCAGAAGCGGTCGAAGCTTATTTTTCGGATAACGATTTTGAATACAGGACAGATAACGTTCCAGTACCGGATGAGGGAGAAGATTACGTTGACCAGTTTCTTTTTGAGACGCAGGCTGGATACTGCGACAATTATTCCACCTCGATGGCCGTCATGCTGCGGACACTTGATATCCCCACGCGCTGGGTAAAAGGCTTTACTTCCGGGGAGGAAATCGAAGAGCTGGAAAACGGCAATACTGTATATGAAGTGACGAATGGAAATGCCCATTCCTGGGTGGAGGTTTACTTCCCGGAAACCGGATGGGTTCCTTTTGAACCGACTCAGGGATTTACGAACTATGCAGAGTTTGAAGAAGAAACCCCGGACGTGGATACAGATCAAAATGAGTCAACGAATGAAGCTGAAGATCCAAACATACCGGAACCTGACGGATCAACAGACAACATGCTTGAAGAGGGAACAGATACGGAAGAAGGAGCAGGCGGGGCTTCAGGAGAAGATTTCACCCTGTTCACGATGAAAAATGTATTAATTTCCCTGCCTCTGCTCATCTTCATAATGCTCGCATATCAAAAACAGAATGTATTCCAGAATAAATTCTTTTTGTACCGTTACCGGATGCTTGGCAGTGATGCCAGCTTTACAACGGCGTATAAACGGCTGCTCTGGATTCTCGCAAATGAAGGACTGCCGAGGGCGAGTGGAGAAACGCTCAGGGAGTATGCAAAACGGGTGGATCTTGCTCTTAGCTCCCGGGCAATGACAAAGCTCACGAATACCTATGAGAAGATTCATTACGGCGGTAAAGAGCCGGACGGAGAATGGGAAGCCCGGCGTAAAGACTGGGAAGAAATTGTTAAGTCATTGAACGCTTGACCTCTTCAAAAGCGGCTGATACAATCATACAGTATTTAATTCAAGATCGGTGCCTCATATATCCTTGAGAATATGGCTCAAGAGTCTCTACCGGACCACCTTAAATGGTCTGACTATGAAGGCAGTTTTTCAAGGGCTTACCGGCTGGAAATTCTGTCTTCGTATTTTTTTATGCGAAGAAAGAGTTTTCCAGCTTTTTTTATGTCCTTCAAGGAGGAAAGAGAGGGGAAGAATGATGGAGATTAATGAAAAAGTAATTGTACTCGATTTCGGCGGGCAGTATAACCAGCTCATCGCACGGAGGATACGTGATCACGGTGTCTTCAGCGAACTGGTGACAAATAAGATTACCGCACAGGAAATTAAAGAAATGCAGCCGAAAGGCATTATTTTATCAGGGGGCCCAGGGAGTGTGTATGCAGAAGGAGCTCCAAAGTTTGACCCGGAAATTTTTGAGCTTGGTATTCCGATACTCGGTATCTGCTACGGCATGCAGCTCATGACCCATTATTTTAAG is a window from the Alkalicoccus halolimnae genome containing:
- a CDS encoding transglutaminase domain-containing protein; translated protein: MKRLNSKSMSSITHFFIYALTLLLVWEWLRPIPVITNTGEIELFVWFTFASALLIYLRLPVYVTAPVLLAGSIYGLHLIFFEGSFLSREGGMETVRALSAEIGANVSLIINGNFAELTDLFRSFLLFMLLALICYLLYYWVLYKGKVFLFLLSTVVYITILDTFTPVDASQAIIRIIIIGFFMLTLLQMLKVQDEERAIGRRKKAFFSPAWMYTLIVIIGISVAAGLLAPKPEPQWADPVPAMRVLVGAEGSGGGSGVSRVGYGENDERLGGGFVQDEGTAFRAEADRDSYWRGESKEEYTGQGWVSEPVYVESELIYEDAVDFPLYRDEADLEQSEVSIEMAEEADFGLLFYPGQLRDVSDVEAEAGGNSLEENDLQFYTDVEAGRVQGEARNGGDVRFSSYDIEYDDASFNLESLRSSSEEDPEEIAERYTQLPDDLPERVGELAADITEEYDNRYEKAEAVEAYFSDNDFEYRTDNVPVPDEGEDYVDQFLFETQAGYCDNYSTSMAVMLRTLDIPTRWVKGFTSGEEIEELENGNTVYEVTNGNAHSWVEVYFPETGWVPFEPTQGFTNYAEFEEETPDVDTDQNESTNEAEDPNIPEPDGSTDNMLEEGTDTEEGAGGASGEDFTLFTMKNVLISLPLLIFIMLAYQKQNVFQNKFFLYRYRMLGSDASFTTAYKRLLWILANEGLPRASGETLREYAKRVDLALSSRAMTKLTNTYEKIHYGGKEPDGEWEARRKDWEEIVKSLNA